A stretch of the Danio rerio strain Tuebingen ecotype United States chromosome 18, GRCz12tu, whole genome shotgun sequence genome encodes the following:
- the smtla gene encoding somatolactin alpha isoform X1 has protein sequence MFVPYPLHVLINQAGNTCHSKHIPIPTSKSEIQQISDSWLLHSVLFLVQSWMEPLLYLQTTLDRYDDAPNALLSKTKWVSDKLLSLEQGVVVLIRKMLDEGIMASSTIFDHTQSPYDGQFPEVLESVIRDYHLLTCFKKDTHKMETFLKLLKCRQSNKLSCLPQ, from the exons ATGTTCGTCCCGTATCCACTGCATGTGTTGATCAACCAGGCTGGAAACACCTGCCACAGCAAACACATCCCCATCCCAACATCCAAGAGTGAGATTCAACAGATATCG gacTCATGGCTGCTTCACTCAGTGCTGTTCCTGGTTCAGTCGTGGATGGAGCCGCTGCTGTATCTGCAGACGACTCTCGACCGATACGATGACGCTCCCAACGCTCTGCTCAGCAAAACCAAGTGGGTTTCTGACAAACTGCTGAGCTTGGAGCAGGGGGTGGTGGTGCTCATCCGCAAG aTGCTGGACGAGGGAATCATGGCATCCTCCACCATCTTCGATCACACTCAGAGCCCGTATGACGGTCAGTTCCCGGAGGTGCTGGAGTCTGTGATCAGGGATTATCATCTGCTCACCTGCTTCaagaaagacacacacaaaatGGAGACCTTCCTCAAGCTGCTCAAGTGCAGACAGAGCAACAAACTCAGCTGCCTGCCCCAATAA
- the smtla gene encoding somatolactin alpha precursor has translation MNTVKVLQVCVCVLILGQFLVSGAVPLDCKDDAGSRCASISQEKLLDRVIQHAELIYRVSEECCTLFEDMFVPYPLHVLINQAGNTCHSKHIPIPTSKSEIQQISDSWLLHSVLFLVQSWMEPLLYLQTTLDRYDDAPNALLSKTKWVSDKLLSLEQGVVVLIRKMLDEGIMASSTIFDHTQSPYDGQFPEVLESVIRDYHLLTCFKKDTHKMETFLKLLKCRQSNKLSCLPQ, from the exons ATGAACACGGTTAAAG ttctgcaggtgtgtgtgtgtgtgctgattctGGGTCAGTTTTTGGTTTCGGGTGCGGTTCCTCTGGACTGTAAGGATGACGCTGGATCTCGATGTGCTTCAATCTCTCAGGAAAAGCTTCTGGATCGAGTGATCCAGCATGCTGAGCTCATTTACCGCGTCTCTGAGGAGTGCTGCACTTTGTTT GAGGATATGTTCGTCCCGTATCCACTGCATGTGTTGATCAACCAGGCTGGAAACACCTGCCACAGCAAACACATCCCCATCCCAACATCCAAGAGTGAGATTCAACAGATATCG gacTCATGGCTGCTTCACTCAGTGCTGTTCCTGGTTCAGTCGTGGATGGAGCCGCTGCTGTATCTGCAGACGACTCTCGACCGATACGATGACGCTCCCAACGCTCTGCTCAGCAAAACCAAGTGGGTTTCTGACAAACTGCTGAGCTTGGAGCAGGGGGTGGTGGTGCTCATCCGCAAG aTGCTGGACGAGGGAATCATGGCATCCTCCACCATCTTCGATCACACTCAGAGCCCGTATGACGGTCAGTTCCCGGAGGTGCTGGAGTCTGTGATCAGGGATTATCATCTGCTCACCTGCTTCaagaaagacacacacaaaatGGAGACCTTCCTCAAGCTGCTCAAGTGCAGACAGAGCAACAAACTCAGCTGCCTGCCCCAATAA